In Candidatus Aminicenantes bacterium, a genomic segment contains:
- a CDS encoding TatD family hydrolase → MLNKCGYSDFHCHLDDDCFAKDWQQLVSRCFAQGMCNIVSVADPFKEISLGKTKEIMAYHANVYAVCGAHPHQADLYSPAIEKRIFAFYEKAKYMAVGEAGLDFHYDFASRENQEKTFRRQIAIARELALPLVIHSRNAEVEVLEILLAEKFPGSVVFHCYTGNMASAAEILQRGYSISISGIVTFKKADELREIVTMIPMTNLFTETDSPYLSPEPRRGETNTPLGVIEVVKQVAALKNMTAAQVNEAVAQNLSRLLKIN, encoded by the coding sequence ATGCTCAACAAATGCGGCTACAGCGATTTTCACTGTCATTTGGACGACGACTGCTTTGCCAAGGACTGGCAGCAGCTCGTCAGCCGCTGTTTTGCCCAGGGAATGTGCAACATCGTGTCGGTGGCCGACCCGTTCAAGGAAATCTCATTGGGAAAAACTAAAGAAATAATGGCCTACCATGCCAATGTATATGCGGTTTGCGGAGCCCATCCCCACCAGGCCGATCTGTATTCCCCGGCCATCGAAAAACGAATTTTCGCTTTTTACGAAAAAGCAAAATATATGGCTGTCGGCGAAGCGGGGCTCGATTTCCATTATGATTTCGCCAGCCGCGAGAATCAGGAAAAAACCTTCCGGAGACAAATCGCCATCGCCCGCGAGCTCGCTCTCCCGCTGGTCATCCATTCCCGGAATGCCGAAGTTGAAGTCCTGGAAATACTGCTCGCCGAAAAATTCCCTGGTTCGGTGGTCTTTCACTGTTATACCGGGAACATGGCCAGCGCCGCGGAAATTTTGCAGAGAGGTTATTCGATTTCCATTTCAGGAATCGTCACCTTTAAAAAAGCGGACGAACTCAGGGAAATCGTCACGATGATTCCCATGACGAACTTGTTCACGGAGACCGATTCGCCTTATTTATCGCCCGAACCCAGGCGCGGCGAAACGAACACACCGCTCGGCGTGATCGAGGTGGTGAAGCAGGTCGCCGCCTTAAAAAATATGACCGCGGCCCAGGTTAATGAAGCGGTCGCGCAAAACTTGTCACGCCTGCTGAAAATAAATTAA
- a CDS encoding HD domain-containing protein: protein MISVLKKDRATAILAISEALNQIRDIDSLLDRVLFEARRFSWADAGSIYLLENRKLRINFVQNDTLIQKESGKKYLYQNHSLEINDQSMAGYVALTQKPLVIADAYRLPAGVPYKFNRSFDESAGYLTRSVLTVPLITHYGKLIGIMQIINAMDDKKSVIPFSKEDELVVSFFANHAASCIENAKMTREIILRMIKIAELHDPEETGAHVNRVAAYAIEIYSAWALNERKSGNEIKRIRDILRIAAMLHDVGKVAISDLVLKKNGPLSQEEFRQMKGHVILGARLFKDSTSDWDDMASEIALNHHEKWDGTGYPGKIADIFADDLSSGPGKKGVEIPLTARIVALADVYDALTSERIYKDEWPEEKVLQHIRDQKGKHFDPELVDVFFSIYDVLRAIKNKYSEN from the coding sequence ATGATCAGTGTTTTAAAGAAAGACAGAGCGACGGCGATTTTAGCCATCAGCGAGGCTTTGAATCAGATCAGGGACATTGATTCGCTGCTGGACCGGGTCCTGTTTGAAGCGCGGCGTTTTTCGTGGGCCGATGCCGGTTCGATCTATCTGCTTGAAAATCGAAAATTGCGGATCAATTTCGTCCAGAACGACACCCTCATCCAAAAAGAGAGCGGCAAAAAGTATCTTTACCAGAATCACAGCCTGGAGATCAACGACCAATCGATGGCCGGCTATGTCGCCTTGACCCAGAAACCGCTGGTCATCGCCGATGCCTACCGGCTGCCCGCTGGCGTCCCCTACAAGTTCAACCGTTCGTTCGACGAGTCGGCCGGCTACCTGACCCGTTCGGTTTTGACCGTTCCCTTGATCACCCACTACGGCAAGCTGATCGGAATCATGCAGATCATCAACGCCATGGATGATAAAAAATCGGTTATTCCTTTCAGCAAGGAAGACGAGCTGGTCGTTTCCTTTTTCGCCAATCACGCGGCCAGCTGCATCGAAAATGCCAAGATGACCCGGGAGATTATCCTGCGCATGATCAAGATCGCCGAGTTGCATGACCCCGAAGAAACCGGAGCCCACGTCAACCGCGTCGCCGCTTACGCCATCGAGATTTACAGTGCCTGGGCATTGAATGAGCGCAAGAGCGGAAATGAAATCAAAAGGATCCGCGACATCTTGCGCATAGCGGCCATGCTGCACGATGTCGGCAAGGTGGCGATCTCCGATCTGGTGCTGAAAAAAAACGGTCCCTTAAGCCAGGAAGAGTTCAGGCAAATGAAGGGGCATGTGATCCTCGGTGCCCGGCTCTTCAAGGATTCCACCTCGGATTGGGATGACATGGCATCCGAAATCGCCCTGAACCATCACGAAAAGTGGGACGGGACGGGCTACCCCGGGAAAATCGCCGACATTTTTGCCGATGACTTAAGCTCCGGGCCGGGGAAAAAGGGCGTTGAAATCCCGCTGACGGCTCGGATCGTCGCGCTGGCTGACGTGTACGATGCCTTGACTTCGGAACGGATATACAAGGACGAATGGCCGGAGGAGAAAGTCCTGCAGCATATACGCGATCAGAAAGGGAAGCATTTTGATCCCGAACTGGTTGATGTTTTTTTCTCCATTTACGACGTGCTGAGAGCCATTAAAAACAAGTATAGTGAAAATTAG